A region from the Curtobacterium sp. MCBA15_012 genome encodes:
- a CDS encoding phosphoenolpyruvate carboxylase, with product MTAIDGSTRHGRARDDVSGAVDSDLRADVRYLGNLLGRVLRETGGEDLLHDVEDLRAAVIGAYEGSDAEGAARAEAIVAGMSAERAEAVAQAFTTYFHLTNLAEEHHRVRVLRGRGDDGGVAGDSFPATYASLVEQVGADAAAERLRDLRFHPVLTAHPTEARRRAVTTAVRRITDLIDERDRARNATARAENERRLLEEITTLLRTSPLRTTRPTPLDEVRTAMSVFDQTLFEIVPQVYRLLDDRLLGDDAGRVPVTAPAFVRFGTWIGGDRDGNPHVTADVTRQAAEIASEHILLGLARAATRIGSALTLDAAETPADAGLQALVAAQEALDPGIAERIGVRAPNETHRRALLFVAARIRATRRGQGPLVYDGPEALLADLRVIQASLVAAGAARTANGDLQNLVWQVETFGFHLAELEVRQHSQVHRTALAEIRAGGPLSETTEEVLAVFRTIAELQQRYGVRAAHRYIVSFTQSPVDLANVHELAVAALGSPEAAPVLDVIPLFETFADLHASVDILDEAVRTEPFQRRLAATGRRLEVMLGYSDSSKDVGPVSANLALYDAQARIADWAQDNDVELTLFHGRGGSLGRGGGPANEAVLAQPPGSIDGRLKLTEQGEVIFAQYGDQDIAARHLEQMASATLFASSPSNEDRTAAAADRFADLAQQLDDVSRAAFYDLVKADGFAPWFARVTPMEEIGLLPLGSRPARRGLSVESLEDLRAIPWVFSWTQARINLAGWYGLGSALQAVGDVELLRTAYREWPLFGAMIKNVEMSLAKTDEQIARRYLELADRDDLAAQVLDEMLRTREWVLRVSGGSDVLEDRPVLARAVRLRSPYVDALSHLQLRALRAIRTSGSTDPTDGDHRLLLLTVNGIAAGLQNTG from the coding sequence ATGACGGCGATCGACGGATCGACGCGCCACGGGCGCGCACGGGACGACGTCAGCGGAGCGGTCGACAGCGACCTGCGCGCGGACGTGCGGTACCTCGGCAACCTGCTCGGGCGGGTGCTGCGGGAGACCGGTGGCGAGGACCTGCTGCACGACGTCGAGGACCTGCGGGCCGCGGTGATCGGGGCCTACGAGGGCTCCGACGCCGAGGGTGCCGCGCGGGCCGAGGCGATCGTGGCCGGCATGTCGGCCGAGCGCGCCGAGGCGGTGGCCCAGGCGTTCACGACGTACTTCCACCTCACGAACCTCGCCGAGGAGCACCACCGCGTCCGGGTCCTCCGCGGTCGCGGCGACGACGGCGGCGTCGCGGGCGACTCGTTCCCCGCGACCTACGCGTCGCTGGTCGAGCAGGTCGGCGCCGACGCCGCTGCCGAGCGGCTCCGCGACCTCCGGTTCCACCCGGTCCTCACCGCGCACCCGACCGAGGCCCGCCGTCGCGCGGTGACCACGGCGGTCCGCCGGATCACCGACCTCATCGACGAGCGCGACCGCGCCCGCAACGCCACCGCGCGTGCCGAGAACGAGCGCCGGCTGCTCGAGGAGATCACGACCCTCCTCCGCACCTCGCCGCTCCGCACGACCCGGCCGACCCCGCTCGACGAGGTCCGCACCGCGATGAGCGTGTTCGACCAGACGCTGTTCGAGATCGTGCCGCAGGTGTACCGCCTGCTCGACGACCGGCTGCTCGGCGACGACGCCGGTCGCGTGCCGGTGACCGCCCCGGCGTTCGTCCGGTTCGGCACCTGGATCGGCGGCGACCGCGACGGCAACCCGCACGTGACCGCCGACGTCACGCGGCAGGCGGCCGAGATCGCCTCCGAGCACATCCTGCTCGGCCTCGCCCGTGCCGCGACCCGGATCGGGTCGGCCCTGACGCTCGACGCCGCCGAGACCCCGGCCGACGCCGGGCTGCAGGCGCTCGTCGCCGCGCAGGAGGCCCTCGACCCGGGCATCGCCGAGCGCATCGGCGTCCGCGCCCCGAACGAGACCCACCGCCGGGCGCTGCTGTTCGTGGCCGCCCGCATCCGTGCCACCCGCCGCGGTCAGGGCCCGCTCGTCTACGACGGCCCCGAGGCGCTCCTCGCCGACCTCCGGGTCATCCAGGCCTCGCTCGTCGCGGCCGGCGCGGCACGGACCGCGAACGGCGACCTGCAGAACCTCGTCTGGCAGGTCGAGACCTTCGGCTTCCACCTGGCCGAGCTCGAGGTCCGCCAGCACTCGCAGGTGCACCGGACCGCCCTCGCCGAGATCCGCGCGGGTGGCCCGCTGAGCGAGACCACGGAGGAGGTCCTCGCGGTCTTCCGGACGATCGCCGAGCTCCAGCAGCGGTACGGCGTCCGCGCCGCGCACCGCTACATCGTCTCCTTCACCCAGTCGCCCGTCGACCTGGCGAACGTGCACGAGCTGGCCGTCGCCGCGCTCGGTTCGCCCGAGGCAGCGCCGGTGCTCGACGTCATCCCGCTGTTCGAGACCTTCGCCGACCTGCACGCCAGCGTCGACATCCTCGACGAGGCCGTGCGCACCGAGCCCTTCCAGCGCCGCCTGGCCGCGACCGGGCGCCGACTCGAGGTCATGCTCGGGTACTCGGACTCGTCGAAGGACGTCGGTCCGGTGTCGGCCAACCTGGCGCTGTACGACGCCCAGGCCCGGATCGCCGACTGGGCGCAGGACAACGACGTCGAGCTGACCCTGTTCCACGGCCGTGGCGGCTCGCTCGGCCGCGGCGGCGGACCCGCGAACGAGGCCGTCCTCGCGCAGCCGCCGGGGTCGATCGACGGTCGCCTGAAGCTCACCGAGCAGGGCGAGGTCATCTTCGCCCAGTACGGCGACCAGGACATCGCCGCCCGGCACCTCGAGCAGATGGCCTCGGCCACGCTGTTCGCGTCGTCGCCGTCGAACGAGGACCGCACCGCGGCCGCAGCAGACCGGTTCGCCGACCTCGCGCAGCAGCTCGACGACGTCTCCCGCGCCGCGTTCTACGACCTCGTCAAGGCCGACGGCTTCGCGCCCTGGTTCGCGCGGGTCACGCCGATGGAGGAGATCGGCCTGCTGCCCCTCGGCTCGCGCCCGGCCCGTCGCGGCCTGAGCGTCGAGTCGCTCGAGGACCTCCGGGCCATCCCGTGGGTCTTCTCGTGGACGCAGGCGCGCATCAACCTCGCCGGCTGGTACGGCCTCGGGTCCGCGCTGCAGGCGGTCGGCGACGTCGAGCTGCTGCGCACGGCGTACCGCGAGTGGCCGCTGTTCGGCGCGATGATCAAGAACGTCGAGATGTCGCTCGCGAAGACCGACGAGCAGATCGCGCGCCGGTACCTCGAGCTCGCCGACCGCGACGACCTCGCGGCGCAGGTGCTCGACGAGATGCTCCGCACCCGCGAGTGGGTGCTCCGGGTGTCGGGCGGCAGCGACGTGCTCGAGGACCGTCCCGTCCTCGCCCGCGCCGTGCGCCTCCGCAGCCCGTACGTCGACGCCCTGTCGCACCTGCAGCTCCGCGCGCTCCGGGCGATCCGGACGTCCGGCAGCACCGACCCGACGGACGGCGACCACCGCCTGCTCCTGCTCACCGTGAACGGCATCGCCGCCGGCCTGCAGAACACCGGGTGA